The genomic interval CGTCAAGAAGGATGGCTCGTATGATGTCAAGCGGGTGAAGGATGCCGTTGAACGCAAGGCGTGTTCTTTTGAGCGCATCTACTTCAGTCGAGGTAGCGACGCGGAAATCTATCGTGAGCGCATTGAGCTCGGCCGACGCGTGTGTGGAGCTGTTGCTGAGGCCATTGATGGAGATCTGGATAACAGCGTATTCAGCTTTATTCCGAATACGGCGGAGACCGCCTTCTACGGGATGGTCAAAGGAATGGAAGACTTCCTCAAAGAGGAGAAAAAACAGATTCTTCGAGAGCGTGGATCAGAATTAAGCGAGTCCGAAATGGAGGCGCTTATTGATCGTCGCCCGCGGGTAGAGAAAATTGCCATTAAGGATGCCAAGCTTCGGACCTTTATCACGGATGACGATTCACGAGATGACCTCGTGGCTCACGTATACGACGTGACCTATGGAACGGTAAGGCCTGATGACAACTTGGTCATTCTGGATGATTCCATCGTTCGTGGAACCACTTTGAAGCAGAGCATTCTGCGCATCTTGGACCGTTTGCATCCGAAGAAGATTGTTGTGGTCAGTTCCGCGCCTCAGATCCGCTACCCGGATTGCTACGGAATAGACATGGCCAAGCTCGGCGATTTCGTGGCCTTTAGGGCGGCCATTGAGCTCCTGAAGGACACGGGTCAGGAAGGATTGGTGCAAGAAGTGTATCAGCAGTGTTTGGCACAGACGGAATTGCCCGATAACGAAGTGGTGAACTACGTCAAGCGTATTTACGAGCCCTTCACAGCAGAGCAGATTTCGGATAAGATTGGTGAATTGTTGCGTCCGAAAGAGATCAAGGCTGAGGTCGAGATCATCTATCAGGGAATTGAGGATCTTCACGCGGCCTGCCCGAAGAATTTGGGCGATTGGTACTTTACCGGGGACTATCCAACTCCAGGTGGAAACCGAGTGGTCAACCGCGCCTTCATCAACTACGTGGAAGGCAACAACAAACGAGCATACTAAGATCTATTGACCCAACTTATTGGCATCGGAGGCCTAAGTCAAGCGGGGAAAACGACCCTTGCCGCTCAATTGGCTGCAGGTTGGTCTGACCGTCGCGTGGCCGTTCTTGAAATGGACAGCTTTGGTAAACCCGAATCGGAATTGCCGCTTTGGGTGGATGCTGAAGGGAATTCCTACCGCGATTGGGAGCATCCAGAAAGCATCGATTACGACCTACTTGTTGCAGCCGTTCAGCAGGCTTCCACGGATCACGATATCGTGATTGTCGAAGGCATTTTGGTCTTTCACGACGCCCGCCTTTGGAACCTGTTTGATACCCGAGTGCTCCTAGAAGTGGAAGATGACTTGTTTTGGGAGCGCCGACGGCGCGATGTCCGCTGGGGAGCCGAGTCAGACGCCTATTTGCAGCACGTCCTCGACGCCTACACCGAACGAAAAAAAGGGTTGGACCTCGAAGACCTCATGGTCTTTCGCTCGTCCAACCCCTCTGATGAAGCTTTTAAGCGATTACTCCGCTGAGGCTTCTTCTTTTTCCGCAGCTTCAGGAGCTTCTTCCTGAGCTGGCATTTCTTCTTTTGGCTCTGTTTTTACGATGGTCATCTCTTCGATGATATTCGTTGCACCGCCGTACTTCTCAATAATGAATAGAATGTAACGCGCATCTACAGCAATCGTACGCTGAATCTGATCTTCGAAGGCGATATCACCGCTCATCGCTTCCCAGTTTCCATCGAATGCACATCCGATCAATTCACCTTTTCCATTGATCACTGGTGAACCTGAGTTACCACCGGTGATATCGTTGTTGGTGATGAAACAAACGACCAATTCTCCATCCTCATTGGCGTAGCGACCATAGTCTTTTGCGTCGTAGAGGTCATTGAGTTTTTGAGGTACCACAAACTCGTCATCACTGTCGTCTTCCTTCTCCATAACACCGCGCAAGGTGGTGTAGTGTGAGTAGTGAACAGCGTCACGTGCATTGTAATCTCCTACTGTACCGTAGGTCATACGCATGGTGAAGTTGGCATCTGGATAGTAGCTCTTGTTTGGATTCATTTCGCGCAGTCCAGCGATGAATTTGCGAGCACCTTCCGCCTTTTGAGCAGATGCTCCTCTACGCACAGGAGAAATGGTTC from Cryomorphaceae bacterium carries:
- a CDS encoding class II glutamine amidotransferase, producing the protein MSDPIKHECGIALLRLRKPLEYYVEKYGTAFYGLNKMYLLMEKQHNRGQDGAGLANVKLDVPAGKRYISRHRSIKPQPIQDIFKKINRRFNEAFTEEPGRKKDVQWLKENLPFSGELFLAHLRYGTYGKNSIEACHPFLRQNNWMTRNLILAGNFNMTNVDELFDELVALGQHPKKKADTVTILEKIGHFIDEQNDELYYKFKEELGITKQEATKLIAEHMDLQEILQRASKKWDGGYAMAGLVGHGDAFVLRDPAGIRPTYWYADDEIVVAASERPVIMTAFNVPFESVSELDPGCALIVKKDGSYDVKRVKDAVERKACSFERIYFSRGSDAEIYRERIELGRRVCGAVAEAIDGDLDNSVFSFIPNTAETAFYGMVKGMEDFLKEEKKQILRERGSELSESEMEALIDRRPRVEKIAIKDAKLRTFITDDDSRDDLVAHVYDVTYGTVRPDDNLVILDDSIVRGTTLKQSILRILDRLHPKKIVVVSSAPQIRYPDCYGIDMAKLGDFVAFRAAIELLKDTGQEGLVQEVYQQCLAQTELPDNEVVNYVKRIYEPFTAEQISDKIGELLRPKEIKAEVEIIYQGIEDLHAACPKNLGDWYFTGDYPTPGGNRVVNRAFINYVEGNNKRAY